The following are from one region of the Sandaracinus amylolyticus genome:
- a CDS encoding FG-GAP repeat protein, with the protein MRPFSSRVSLLVWLVVVAACDDPAAPSDGGTELPDAVAQSDAPDAPPDAGPPDVLFVGNSYVFVNDVAGHYGALVPGGRVEEVTEGGYTFAQHAVDARTAGTELARALGDDGAFDVVVLQEQSQIGGYYAYEPVRVASIGAASELAALARARGARVVLYATWGRERGDDSGYPPYARYLSMQAMLDAGYLGLAALLRDEGVDVRIAPVGGAFHVVHDDVVRAGGDPDEEGSAFDALYEPDESHPSVRGAYLAACVIAGTITGDDPRAFADEPTLGAEISAALRDACARALGDPRWSVPAIVRTEALSIDEGPLFGRAGLSIATSSDGSRVLVGASTMGSARLLARDGTSWAEEIAWSGARDDLALSGDGARAIVGDRVMRREIATWTEEATIPPGPGSFAGRGRSVALSADGTRAIVGGMWDRGDGTMVSARVLVRSGETWADEAPIVASEPSFFTDVTVAMDAAGERAIVSDGAVRVLVRSESTWSVEATLTSGRVPVAISGDGARALVGQPDALRAVVYVRSGSTWSEEQTLIGSPASAFGHAVALSADGSRALVGAPLDGPVVMRAATGSARVFVRRDGAFHEDHVVVPVDASDATRQLGWSVALDASGTHAALGEPGHDADSETADTGAAHVVEIP; encoded by the coding sequence GTGCGGCCGTTCTCCTCGCGCGTCTCGCTCCTCGTGTGGCTCGTCGTCGTCGCCGCGTGCGACGACCCAGCGGCACCGAGCGACGGCGGCACCGAGCTCCCCGACGCCGTCGCGCAGAGCGACGCGCCCGACGCACCGCCCGACGCCGGGCCTCCCGACGTGCTCTTCGTCGGCAACAGCTACGTCTTCGTGAACGACGTCGCCGGCCACTACGGCGCGCTGGTGCCCGGAGGCCGCGTCGAAGAAGTGACGGAGGGCGGATACACGTTCGCGCAGCACGCCGTGGACGCGCGCACCGCGGGCACCGAGCTCGCGCGCGCGCTCGGCGACGACGGCGCGTTCGACGTCGTCGTGCTCCAGGAGCAGAGCCAGATCGGCGGCTACTACGCATACGAGCCCGTTCGCGTCGCGTCGATCGGCGCGGCCTCGGAGCTCGCAGCGCTCGCGCGCGCACGCGGCGCGCGCGTCGTGCTCTACGCGACGTGGGGCCGCGAGCGCGGCGACGACTCCGGGTACCCGCCATACGCAAGATATCTCTCGATGCAGGCGATGCTCGACGCGGGCTACCTCGGGCTCGCAGCGCTGCTGCGCGACGAAGGCGTCGACGTGCGCATCGCACCCGTCGGTGGCGCGTTCCACGTCGTGCACGACGACGTGGTGCGCGCGGGCGGCGATCCCGACGAAGAAGGCAGCGCGTTCGACGCGCTCTACGAGCCCGACGAGTCGCATCCCTCGGTGCGCGGCGCGTACCTCGCGGCATGCGTGATCGCAGGGACGATCACCGGTGACGATCCCCGTGCGTTCGCCGACGAGCCGACGCTCGGCGCGGAGATCTCCGCCGCGCTCCGCGACGCGTGCGCGCGCGCGCTCGGCGATCCGCGCTGGAGCGTGCCCGCGATCGTGCGCACCGAGGCGCTGTCGATCGACGAGGGGCCGCTCTTCGGGCGCGCCGGGCTCTCGATCGCGACGTCGTCCGATGGGTCGCGCGTGCTCGTGGGCGCGAGCACGATGGGGAGCGCGCGACTGCTCGCGCGCGACGGAACGTCGTGGGCCGAAGAGATCGCGTGGAGCGGCGCGCGCGACGACCTCGCGCTGAGCGGCGACGGCGCGCGCGCGATCGTCGGAGATCGCGTGATGCGGCGCGAGATCGCGACGTGGACCGAAGAAGCGACGATCCCGCCGGGGCCCGGCTCGTTCGCGGGACGAGGTCGATCGGTCGCGCTGAGCGCCGACGGTACGCGCGCGATCGTGGGCGGCATGTGGGATCGGGGCGACGGCACGATGGTGAGCGCACGCGTGCTCGTGCGGAGCGGCGAGACGTGGGCGGACGAAGCGCCGATCGTCGCGAGCGAGCCCTCGTTCTTCACCGACGTCACCGTCGCGATGGATGCAGCGGGCGAGCGCGCGATCGTGTCGGACGGCGCGGTGCGCGTGCTCGTTCGGAGCGAGAGCACGTGGAGCGTCGAGGCGACGCTCACCAGCGGTCGCGTGCCCGTCGCGATCTCGGGTGACGGCGCGCGCGCGCTGGTGGGCCAGCCCGACGCGCTGCGGGCGGTCGTGTACGTGCGCAGCGGCTCGACGTGGTCCGAGGAGCAGACGCTGATCGGCTCGCCGGCGAGCGCGTTCGGGCACGCGGTCGCGCTGAGCGCGGACGGCTCGCGCGCGCTCGTGGGTGCGCCGCTCGACGGGCCGGTGGTGATGCGCGCGGCGACGGGCAGCGCGCGCGTGTTCGTTCGTCGCGACGGCGCGTTCCACGAGGATCACGTCGTCGTGCCGGTGGACGCGTCGGACGCGACGCGCCAGCTCGGATGGTCGGTCGCCCTCGATGCGTCGGGCACGCACGCCGCGCTCGGCGAGCCCGGGCACGACGCCGACAGCGAGACCGCCGACACGGGCGCGGCGCACGTCGTGGAGATCCCGTGA
- a CDS encoding DPP IV N-terminal domain-containing protein, giving the protein MFRRPWASAAVAAMVIGCGSNASEEETGADPTTAPPIEAAPTPPASIADPDFLEQYAVTYRFNHGHPGGFRLTPEGDALLFLRSGPRSFVNDLWTFDVAGGTERVLLTADQVLNGAEEELSAEERARRERMRMTSRGIAGFDLSPDARTLLVPLSGRLFLVDRAHAGEQGSVRELTSSAGFPVDARFSPDGSKIAVVREGDLYVIDVASGRERRITTRPNEHVEYGSAEFVAQEEMSRYEGYWWSPDSRSLLVQETDTSGVERMHILDPSHPEQSAHESPYPRPGMPNASVRLALVSANGGALRYVDWDRERYPYLATVRWAQNAPITILVQDRAQQEEALLAIDPSSLEQRTLLTERDDAWLNLDQDVPRFIANGAQFLWTSERSGEWRLEVRNTADGALIRELTPQELGYHGLVAVDEASGKIWLSASNEPSEMHVYRVSLDGTGEPEQMTSGRAMHEAVVARNGSAWVHTARTLEGPRTSTVKRADGAEAGVVRSYAEEAPFAPNVTIENVGARAWRAAIVRPRNFEEGRRYPVLVHVYAGPGVRYVSADRDRWMLNQWFADHGFIVVTFDGRGTPGRGREWERAIRGDFITVPLEDQVAALQAAGAAHPEMDLEHVGIYGWSFGGYFSAMAVLRRPDVFRAGIAGAPVSEWRDYDTHYTERYLGLPEAEGQQGAYAQSSVLTYAARSEGDQRPLLIVHGTADDNVYFSHAIKLSDAMFRAGRDHEFLPLAGLTHMVPEPLVTRRLQTRMIEFFRRNLVR; this is encoded by the coding sequence ATGTTCAGAAGGCCCTGGGCGAGCGCGGCGGTGGCAGCGATGGTGATCGGCTGCGGTTCGAATGCGAGCGAAGAAGAGACCGGCGCGGATCCGACGACCGCACCTCCGATCGAAGCGGCGCCGACGCCGCCCGCTTCGATCGCCGACCCCGACTTCCTGGAGCAGTACGCCGTGACCTACCGCTTCAACCACGGTCATCCCGGTGGGTTCCGGCTCACGCCCGAGGGTGACGCGCTGCTCTTCCTGCGATCGGGCCCGCGATCGTTCGTGAACGACCTCTGGACGTTCGACGTCGCAGGCGGCACCGAGCGCGTGCTGCTCACCGCGGATCAGGTGCTCAACGGCGCGGAGGAAGAGCTCTCCGCCGAGGAGCGCGCGCGCCGCGAGCGCATGCGCATGACCTCGCGCGGCATCGCGGGGTTCGATCTCTCGCCCGACGCGCGCACGTTGCTGGTGCCGCTCTCGGGACGCCTCTTCCTCGTCGATCGCGCACACGCCGGTGAGCAGGGCTCGGTGCGCGAGCTGACCTCGAGCGCGGGCTTCCCCGTCGACGCGCGCTTCTCGCCCGACGGCTCGAAGATCGCGGTGGTGCGCGAGGGCGATCTCTACGTGATCGACGTCGCGAGCGGGCGCGAGCGCCGCATCACGACGCGCCCCAACGAGCACGTCGAGTACGGCAGCGCGGAGTTCGTCGCGCAGGAAGAGATGAGCCGCTACGAGGGCTACTGGTGGTCGCCCGACTCGCGCTCGCTGCTGGTGCAGGAGACCGACACCAGCGGCGTCGAGCGGATGCACATCCTCGATCCCTCGCACCCCGAGCAGTCCGCGCACGAGTCGCCCTACCCGCGCCCCGGCATGCCCAACGCGAGCGTGCGCCTCGCGCTCGTCTCGGCGAACGGCGGCGCGCTCCGCTACGTCGACTGGGACCGCGAGCGCTACCCGTACCTCGCCACCGTGCGCTGGGCGCAGAACGCGCCGATCACGATCCTCGTGCAGGATCGCGCGCAGCAGGAGGAGGCGCTGCTCGCGATCGATCCGAGCTCGCTCGAGCAGCGCACGCTGCTCACCGAGCGCGACGACGCGTGGCTCAACCTCGATCAGGACGTGCCGCGCTTCATCGCGAACGGCGCGCAGTTCCTGTGGACGAGCGAGCGCTCGGGCGAGTGGCGCCTCGAGGTACGCAACACCGCGGACGGCGCGCTGATCCGCGAGCTCACGCCGCAGGAGCTCGGCTACCACGGGCTCGTCGCGGTCGACGAGGCGAGCGGCAAGATCTGGCTGAGCGCGTCGAACGAGCCGAGCGAGATGCACGTGTACCGCGTGTCGCTCGACGGCACCGGAGAGCCCGAGCAGATGACCTCGGGGCGCGCGATGCACGAAGCGGTCGTCGCGCGGAACGGCAGCGCGTGGGTCCACACCGCGCGCACGCTCGAGGGCCCGCGCACGAGCACGGTGAAGCGCGCCGACGGCGCCGAGGCCGGTGTGGTGCGTTCGTACGCGGAGGAGGCGCCGTTCGCGCCGAACGTGACGATCGAGAACGTCGGCGCGCGCGCATGGCGCGCGGCGATCGTGCGTCCTCGCAACTTCGAGGAAGGCCGCCGCTATCCGGTGCTCGTGCACGTCTACGCGGGTCCGGGTGTGCGCTACGTGAGCGCGGATCGTGATCGCTGGATGCTCAACCAGTGGTTCGCGGATCACGGCTTCATCGTCGTGACGTTCGACGGTCGCGGCACGCCGGGCCGCGGTCGCGAGTGGGAGCGCGCCATCCGCGGGGACTTCATCACGGTGCCGCTCGAGGATCAGGTCGCGGCGCTGCAGGCGGCGGGCGCGGCGCATCCCGAGATGGATCTCGAGCACGTCGGGATCTACGGGTGGTCGTTCGGCGGCTACTTCTCGGCGATGGCGGTGCTGCGACGCCCCGACGTGTTCCGCGCGGGCATCGCAGGCGCGCCGGTGAGCGAGTGGCGCGACTACGACACGCACTACACGGAGCGCTACCTCGGCCTGCCCGAGGCCGAAGGCCAGCAGGGCGCGTACGCGCAGAGCTCGGTGCTCACCTACGCCGCGCGCAGCGAGGGCGATCAGCGCCCGCTCCTGATCGTGCACGGCACCGCGGACGACAACGTCTACTTCAGCCACGCGATCAAGCTGAGCGACGCGATGTTCCGCGCCGGGCGCGATCACGAGTTCCTGCCGCTCGCCGGGCTCACGCACATGGTCCCCGAGCCGCTCGTCACGCGTCGACTCCAGACCCGCATGATCGAGTTCTTCCGGCGCAACCTGGTGCGATGA
- a CDS encoding MATE family efflux transporter, with amino-acid sequence MRRAIEQELGELGRLATPLVLTNLGNMALSLVDIAIVGRLGAPELAAAGLGNAIFFLLAVFGMGLMFGLDPLIAQAVGAGEGRTARRILWQGVWLSIAVTVPLSAIVIAVGEQLHRFDAAPEVLSLTRTYLHARLPSLLPFLVLAASRAYLQALGHTRSLLIAVVVANVVNVPVATGLSFGYAPLGVPAFGIAGAGYATAVATMVQLVIAAAPIAVLEVPAGESSLRAPDRVLLARALRIGGAIAVQFLIEAGSFSLVTMLMTRFGTEVMGGHQVALSLVSTTFQIALGVGAATSVRVGHAIGRDDAIATRRAGLVGIVSGTAIMTIGALVLLAIPEHLASLFTLEPAVIRTAVPLLFVAACFQLSDGAQTIAQGALRGAGDTFWPLVINLSGHYAVGLPLGIALAWGVLDLGAAGLWWGLSAGLTYVAIAMTVRFVRLSRRAIARV; translated from the coding sequence GTGCGCCGTGCGATCGAACAGGAGCTCGGGGAGCTCGGGCGTCTCGCGACGCCGCTGGTGCTGACGAACCTCGGCAACATGGCGCTGAGCCTCGTCGACATCGCGATCGTCGGGCGGCTCGGCGCGCCCGAGCTCGCGGCGGCGGGGCTCGGAAACGCGATCTTCTTCCTGCTCGCGGTGTTCGGGATGGGCCTGATGTTCGGGCTCGATCCGCTGATCGCGCAGGCGGTGGGCGCGGGCGAGGGGCGCACCGCGCGGCGCATCCTGTGGCAGGGCGTGTGGCTCTCGATCGCGGTGACGGTGCCGCTCTCGGCGATCGTGATCGCGGTCGGCGAGCAGCTGCATCGCTTCGACGCGGCGCCCGAGGTGCTCTCGCTCACGCGCACCTATCTCCATGCCCGCCTGCCCAGCCTCTTGCCCTTCCTGGTGCTCGCGGCGTCGCGCGCGTACCTGCAGGCGCTCGGTCACACGCGCTCGCTGCTCATCGCGGTGGTGGTCGCGAACGTGGTGAACGTGCCGGTCGCGACCGGTCTCTCGTTCGGCTACGCACCGCTCGGCGTGCCGGCGTTCGGCATCGCGGGCGCGGGCTACGCGACGGCGGTCGCGACGATGGTGCAGCTCGTGATCGCGGCGGCGCCGATCGCGGTCCTCGAGGTGCCTGCCGGCGAGTCCTCGCTGCGCGCGCCCGATCGTGTGCTGCTCGCGCGGGCGCTGCGGATCGGCGGCGCGATCGCGGTGCAGTTCCTGATCGAGGCGGGCTCGTTCTCGCTGGTGACGATGCTGATGACCCGCTTCGGCACCGAGGTGATGGGCGGGCACCAGGTCGCGCTCTCGCTGGTGTCGACGACGTTCCAGATCGCGCTCGGCGTGGGCGCGGCGACCAGCGTTCGGGTGGGCCACGCGATCGGGCGCGACGACGCGATCGCGACGCGGCGCGCGGGGCTCGTCGGCATCGTATCGGGCACCGCGATCATGACGATCGGTGCGCTCGTGCTGCTCGCGATCCCCGAGCACCTCGCGTCGCTCTTCACGCTCGAGCCCGCGGTGATCCGCACCGCGGTGCCCCTGCTCTTCGTCGCGGCGTGCTTCCAGCTGAGCGACGGCGCGCAGACGATCGCGCAGGGCGCGCTGCGCGGCGCGGGCGACACGTTCTGGCCGCTCGTGATCAACCTGAGCGGGCACTACGCGGTCGGACTGCCGCTGGGGATCGCGCTCGCGTGGGGAGTGCTCGACCTCGGCGCGGCAGGCCTCTGGTGGGGGCTCTCCGCGGGGCTCACCTACGTCGCGATCGCGATGACGGTGCGCTTCGTGCGGCTCAGCCGGCGCGCGATCGCCCGCGTGTAG